One genomic window of Providencia hangzhouensis includes the following:
- the rcsB gene encoding response regulator transcription factor RcsB: MNNLNVIVADDHPIVLFGIRKSLEQIEWVNIVGEFEDSTSLINNLARLNADVLVTDLSMPGDKYGDGITLIKYIKRHYPDLSIIVLTMNNNPAILSAILELDIEGIVLKQGAPADLPKALAALQKGKKFTPESVSKLLEKVNASGYGDKRLSPKESEVLRLFAEGFLVTEIAKKLNRSIKTISSQKKSAMLKLGVENDIALLNYLSSVSIDNSPSE; encoded by the coding sequence ATGAATAACCTAAATGTCATTGTTGCCGATGATCACCCTATCGTTCTTTTCGGCATCAGAAAATCACTTGAACAAATTGAATGGGTGAATATCGTAGGGGAATTTGAGGACTCAACCTCTTTGATTAATAACTTAGCACGTTTAAATGCAGACGTGCTAGTTACTGATTTATCTATGCCAGGTGACAAATATGGCGATGGTATTACTTTAATCAAATACATCAAGCGGCATTATCCTGACCTGTCAATTATTGTTCTCACTATGAACAATAACCCTGCCATTCTTAGCGCTATTTTAGAGCTGGATATTGAAGGAATTGTGTTAAAACAAGGTGCGCCAGCTGATTTACCTAAAGCTTTAGCGGCTTTACAGAAAGGCAAAAAATTCACACCAGAAAGCGTGAGCAAACTGTTAGAAAAAGTCAATGCAAGCGGCTATGGCGATAAACGTTTATCACCAAAAGAAAGTGAAGTGCTACGCTTGTTTGCTGAAGGTTTTTTGGTCACTGAAATTGCAAAGAAACTTAACCGCAGTATAAAAACAATCAGTAGCCAGAAAAAATCAGCTATGCTGAAATTAGGTGTTGAAAATGATATAGCGCTACTGAATTACCTTTCTTCTGTCAGCATTGATAACTCGCCTTCAGAGTAA
- the rcsD gene encoding phosphotransferase RcsD → MYKQSLLKPNTLFRIFAAFILLLIVMLCLSLFNYYQALVQSRQASLNSMASRLAYQIEDYRYQASHIYKIANNKSSTPSADQLAVTGIRHDIFWLSSANQSIDAIVFGNNKQSSNVLASKLANYMEIVWGARNEYNSMYYLNGLDNTLVLVTTHSILKPELRFKESYLTLTAEEKRADMLTQSTLLDRREIISNIQKYSPDNLFYYTYRLMFNSPGQLTSVISFDISINSLIPPNLNGDFFTINTRPASTGSNEPHTTWVGTNLIFSHPIDGTSYQLYYHVSLKSIIFNVIGYNLWLMTGMLIMIFFALLIMLFIRKRLISPNTNMLQELSFNESLTSDIISHISYGILVYDFNTNKKILSNDIANQLLPSMDLIHIKEMAIENHDVIQVSIENIIYEVILVNSMTKPNTVLFIIIDKDKEALTQKRQELANREYKKNIHMRKIVFENMCTEILPSLIKVDEQLTKLSEIVSVNNRKFILEIESQLFYINRWFKNINLLNQLESQASSVKTENVSISNLVSEFLKQNLSQCNNKGLALYFHNNLNPDSLIMANPDYLKQLIQLIWDYSIATTSFGKISFALSYDANKNVILLSIKDSGTGVSNLELSNLHSPFTGQILNASNFTRSGITFYLCKLLVKKMNGTFSIRSSDAIGTHYEITLPAAKEMLVKDFPALLEDVCIRLNIHNADISRIVRNILTNYGAEYLDLSESSHHTDWDLLITDNNEECFENIVKVNGTLLGINQLQPHYIETNYNFADELIDAISLLIENAEHEHADILPPDHVSTQALSQNSNESIENAITSYQLALANSGYRDLFITTVPIDINKLYNSESVEDLTELKNTAHRLKGVFAMLEFTYLHELCEDLERYIADENGLEIKNCISVLDNSVKKLMPEGNQ, encoded by the coding sequence ATGTACAAACAATCATTATTAAAGCCAAACACTCTTTTTCGTATTTTCGCAGCATTTATTTTACTGCTGATAGTGATGCTTTGTTTATCACTATTTAACTACTATCAAGCATTGGTTCAAAGCCGTCAGGCTAGTTTGAACAGTATGGCTAGTCGGTTAGCGTATCAAATCGAAGATTATCGTTATCAAGCAAGCCATATCTACAAAATTGCCAATAATAAATCCTCTACCCCATCCGCTGATCAGCTTGCCGTGACAGGAATACGCCATGATATTTTTTGGCTAAGTAGTGCCAACCAATCCATCGATGCTATTGTATTTGGCAATAATAAGCAAAGTAGTAATGTTTTAGCATCTAAACTTGCAAATTATATGGAGATTGTCTGGGGAGCCCGTAATGAATATAACTCAATGTATTATCTCAATGGCTTAGACAATACCCTAGTCTTAGTGACCACTCATTCAATACTTAAACCTGAGCTACGTTTTAAAGAAAGTTATCTCACATTAACTGCTGAAGAAAAACGTGCTGATATGTTGACTCAATCAACATTATTAGACCGACGGGAAATAATTTCAAATATTCAAAAGTACTCTCCCGATAACCTTTTTTACTATACTTACCGGCTAATGTTTAATTCTCCAGGGCAGCTAACGAGTGTCATATCCTTTGATATTTCTATCAATTCACTGATCCCTCCAAATTTAAATGGGGATTTTTTTACGATTAATACACGCCCTGCAAGCACAGGAAGCAATGAACCTCATACAACTTGGGTCGGAACTAACCTCATTTTCTCCCACCCTATTGATGGCACCAGCTATCAACTTTATTACCATGTCTCATTAAAAAGTATTATCTTTAATGTTATTGGCTATAACTTATGGCTAATGACTGGCATGCTTATTATGATCTTCTTCGCTTTACTGATCATGCTATTCATTCGTAAGCGCCTTATTTCGCCCAATACAAATATGTTGCAAGAGCTGAGTTTTAATGAATCATTGACAAGCGATATTATCAGCCATATTTCATACGGTATTTTGGTTTATGACTTTAATACTAACAAAAAGATTCTGAGCAATGATATTGCTAACCAGTTATTACCTTCTATGGATCTTATTCACATTAAAGAAATGGCGATAGAAAACCATGATGTTATCCAAGTTTCTATCGAGAATATTATCTATGAAGTTATTCTTGTCAATAGCATGACAAAACCCAATACCGTTCTCTTTATTATTATCGACAAAGACAAAGAAGCATTGACCCAAAAACGTCAAGAATTAGCGAATCGTGAGTACAAAAAAAATATTCACATGCGTAAGATTGTATTTGAGAATATGTGTACTGAGATATTACCCTCACTAATTAAGGTGGATGAACAATTAACTAAATTATCCGAAATAGTCAGCGTAAATAACCGCAAATTTATTTTAGAAATTGAAAGTCAGCTTTTTTATATCAATCGCTGGTTTAAAAACATTAACTTATTAAATCAGCTTGAGTCTCAAGCTAGCTCAGTAAAAACTGAAAACGTTTCTATCAGTAATCTTGTTAGCGAGTTTTTGAAACAAAATTTATCCCAATGCAATAACAAGGGGTTAGCACTTTATTTTCATAATAATCTCAATCCAGATTCACTGATCATGGCAAACCCTGATTATTTAAAACAGTTAATACAACTAATTTGGGATTATTCTATTGCGACAACCTCTTTTGGAAAAATTTCATTCGCGTTATCTTATGATGCCAATAAAAATGTAATTTTATTGAGTATTAAAGACAGTGGAACTGGGGTCAGTAATCTTGAGCTTAGTAATTTACACAGTCCTTTTACTGGGCAAATTTTGAATGCTTCTAACTTTACGCGTTCAGGCATTACATTTTATTTATGTAAGTTACTGGTTAAAAAAATGAATGGTACTTTTTCTATTCGTTCTAGTGATGCAATAGGCACTCATTATGAAATTACGCTTCCTGCAGCTAAAGAAATGCTCGTCAAAGACTTCCCAGCTTTATTGGAAGATGTTTGTATACGTTTAAATATACATAATGCAGATATCTCACGGATTGTTAGGAACATATTAACAAATTATGGAGCAGAATATTTGGACTTAAGTGAAAGTTCCCATCACACCGACTGGGATCTTTTGATAACTGATAATAATGAGGAATGTTTTGAAAATATTGTTAAAGTAAATGGTACTCTTTTAGGGATTAATCAATTACAACCTCATTATATCGAAACTAACTACAATTTTGCTGATGAATTAATTGATGCTATCTCATTATTGATCGAAAACGCAGAGCATGAGCATGCTGATATTTTGCCTCCAGACCATGTTAGTACTCAAGCGCTTTCACAGAACTCGAATGAATCAATTGAAAATGCAATTACAAGTTATCAATTAGCACTGGCAAATAGCGGATATCGAGATTTGTTTATCACAACAGTACCGATAGATATTAATAAACTGTATAATAGTGAAAGTGTTGAGGATTTGACCGAATTGAAAAACACTGCACATCGTTTAAAAGGAGTTTTTGCTATGCTCGAATTTACTTATCTTCATGAACTTTGTGAAGATTTGGAGCGTTACATAGCAGATGAAAACGGATTGGAAATAAAAAATTGCATTAGCGTGCTGGATAATTCAGTCAAAAAACTAATGCCAGAAGGTAACCAATAA
- the lpxL gene encoding LpxL/LpxP family Kdo(2)-lipid IV(A) lauroyl/palmitoleoyl acyltransferase — translation MYAKNPFSLKLVHPKYVVTWVGVFILFLLVQLPYKWQMWLGAFLGSNSRYFIKRRVSIIKRNLELCFPNKNKNEIDTLVNDNLKSLGIALFETGIAWFWSDKKVKKLFQVKGMSNYLDAIAKNKGVIIVGVHFMSLELGGRIMGLCFPVNAMYRPHNNKAMEYIQTKGRCRSGKGMIDRKNLKFMVQELKSGKSIWFAPDQDFGRKGTIFAPFFSVKNSSTSKGTSILAQLSKSPTLTVTLLRNKSGANYDLVLGKEILEYPSSDALQDATIINSILEVEIMKAPEQYLWAHRRFKTRPEGEVSLYS, via the coding sequence ATGTACGCCAAAAACCCATTTTCACTGAAATTGGTCCACCCGAAGTATGTAGTAACTTGGGTGGGAGTTTTTATCTTATTTTTATTAGTTCAATTGCCGTATAAATGGCAAATGTGGCTTGGTGCTTTTTTAGGCAGTAATTCACGGTATTTTATTAAAAGAAGAGTATCAATCATTAAGCGAAATTTAGAATTGTGTTTCCCAAATAAAAACAAAAATGAAATAGATACTTTGGTGAATGATAACTTAAAATCTTTAGGTATCGCATTATTTGAAACTGGGATAGCCTGGTTTTGGAGTGATAAAAAAGTTAAAAAATTATTTCAAGTAAAAGGAATGTCCAATTACTTAGATGCTATTGCTAAAAATAAAGGTGTGATTATTGTTGGGGTCCATTTTATGTCACTTGAACTCGGTGGCCGGATTATGGGGCTTTGTTTTCCTGTTAATGCAATGTATCGTCCTCATAACAATAAAGCGATGGAATATATTCAGACAAAAGGGCGGTGTCGTTCAGGTAAAGGAATGATTGATCGTAAAAATTTAAAATTTATGGTTCAAGAGTTAAAAAGTGGTAAATCCATATGGTTTGCACCGGACCAAGATTTTGGAAGAAAAGGCACGATATTTGCGCCGTTTTTTTCTGTCAAAAATAGTTCCACGTCAAAAGGAACCTCAATACTTGCTCAATTATCTAAATCTCCAACACTCACGGTAACATTATTGAGAAATAAGAGCGGTGCTAATTATGATTTGGTACTGGGAAAAGAAATACTAGAATACCCAAGCTCTGATGCATTACAGGATGCAACAATAATTAACTCTATCTTAGAGGTTGAAATAATGAAAGCGCCCGAGCAGTACCTTTGGGCTCATCGCCGGTTTAAAACCCGGCCTGAAGGAGAAGTGTCACTTTATAGCTAG
- the gltP gene encoding glutamate/aspartate:proton symporter GltP: MTLNQVTKKKLFKFGLGWQILVALILGVIAGALLHDNTEYKDWLILNILSPAGKIFIQLIKMIVVPIVISTLIVGIAGVGNTKQLGSLGFKTILYFEIITTIAIIVGISFANIFQPGVGIDMSQLTQVDISQYEKTTQEVESHPSGIINTILTLVPSNIFAAMASGDMLPVIFFAVLFGLGLSSLPSEKKQPLLNVLQTFSETMFRVTNMIMMYAPIGVFALISVTVANFGFSSLVPLLKLVILVHCAIIFFAVVVLGLVARYCRINIFTLMKILKDELLLAYSTASSETVLPRIMDKMEKYGAPKSVTSFVIPIGYSFNLDGSTLYQSIAAIFIAQLYGIELSIGQELILVFTLMITSKGIAGVPGVSFVVLLATLGSVGIPLEGLAFIAGVDRILDMARTALNVVGNALAALVIAKWEHNYDDKKAREYEESF; the protein is encoded by the coding sequence ATGACATTAAACCAAGTGACTAAAAAGAAACTGTTTAAATTTGGCCTAGGATGGCAAATACTGGTTGCTCTTATTTTAGGTGTTATTGCTGGTGCACTTTTACATGATAATACAGAGTACAAAGATTGGTTGATTCTAAATATTCTTTCCCCGGCAGGTAAAATATTTATTCAGTTAATCAAAATGATTGTTGTTCCTATTGTTATATCGACTCTAATTGTTGGAATAGCCGGGGTTGGTAATACTAAGCAATTAGGTTCTCTCGGCTTTAAAACTATCCTTTATTTCGAAATTATCACTACAATTGCCATTATCGTCGGTATCTCTTTTGCCAATATATTCCAGCCTGGTGTTGGTATCGATATGTCGCAATTAACGCAGGTCGATATTTCTCAATATGAAAAAACCACTCAAGAAGTCGAAAGCCACCCTTCGGGGATCATTAATACGATCTTAACTTTAGTTCCGAGTAATATTTTCGCAGCGATGGCAAGTGGTGATATGCTACCAGTCATCTTTTTTGCTGTATTATTTGGCTTGGGGCTCTCTTCTTTACCATCAGAGAAGAAACAACCGTTACTCAATGTATTACAGACTTTCTCTGAAACAATGTTCCGTGTAACAAATATGATTATGATGTATGCCCCAATCGGGGTTTTCGCATTAATATCCGTTACCGTCGCTAACTTCGGCTTTTCATCATTAGTTCCTTTATTAAAACTTGTTATCCTCGTCCATTGTGCAATTATATTTTTTGCTGTAGTTGTACTAGGATTAGTCGCTCGTTATTGTCGAATAAATATTTTCACTTTAATGAAAATATTAAAAGATGAGTTATTGCTCGCTTACTCAACAGCCAGTTCTGAAACCGTACTTCCTCGTATTATGGATAAAATGGAAAAATATGGCGCTCCTAAATCCGTAACAAGCTTTGTTATTCCAATTGGCTATTCATTTAACTTAGATGGCTCTACATTATACCAAAGTATTGCTGCTATTTTTATTGCCCAACTCTATGGTATCGAACTCTCCATTGGGCAAGAACTAATCTTAGTATTTACCCTTATGATCACATCTAAAGGCATTGCGGGTGTCCCTGGAGTTTCATTTGTTGTTCTGCTTGCCACATTAGGAAGTGTCGGTATCCCACTAGAAGGGTTAGCATTCATTGCGGGTGTTGACAGAATTCTTGATATGGCACGTACTGCACTTAACGTTGTAGGCAACGCGCTAGCCGCACTTGTTATTGCCAAATGGGAACATAACTATGACGATAAAAAAGCTCGTGAATATGAAGAAAGTTTTTAG
- a CDS encoding GntR family transcriptional regulator, giving the protein MKKQPVVQTLSVTIAEVIRHKITVGEITPGQRLSEAALSEELDISRNTLREVFRVLTQEGLLTYAPNKGVFVSVPDMAAIIDIYQVRRLIECDALTHAYALHPSVQKMKDAVQEAREHEKTENWVGVGTANMKFHTAIVELSDSERLIKLYRNVSAELRLAFGHLNDPKILYAPYIDKNHSILRLLDSGQNLDASNMLRDYLDLSERTLLAAFKRKQSAL; this is encoded by the coding sequence ATGAAAAAACAACCTGTTGTACAAACTTTATCTGTCACTATTGCAGAAGTTATACGCCATAAGATAACAGTTGGGGAGATCACACCAGGTCAACGCTTATCTGAAGCAGCATTAAGTGAGGAACTCGATATTTCTCGAAATACATTGCGAGAAGTTTTTCGCGTACTCACACAGGAAGGTTTATTAACTTATGCCCCAAATAAGGGCGTATTTGTCTCAGTGCCTGATATGGCTGCCATTATCGATATTTATCAAGTTCGCCGACTCATTGAATGTGATGCACTAACTCATGCATATGCCTTGCATCCATCAGTTCAAAAAATGAAAGATGCTGTTCAAGAAGCTCGTGAACATGAAAAGACAGAAAATTGGGTGGGTGTAGGAACTGCAAATATGAAATTTCATACTGCCATTGTTGAGCTATCTGACAGCGAACGCTTAATTAAATTATACCGTAATGTATCCGCTGAATTACGGCTGGCCTTTGGTCATCTTAATGACCCTAAAATTTTATATGCTCCCTATATTGATAAAAACCATTCTATTCTTAGATTATTAGACTCTGGCCAAAATTTAGATGCCTCTAATATGTTACGTGATTACTTAGACCTTTCTGAACGCACATTACTCGCTGCATTTAAACGGAAACAATCTGCACTTTGA
- a CDS encoding NRAMP family divalent metal transporter, which produces MAAQESAPSTAEYVKSRRSSLISAIFLMATSAIGPGFITQTATFTVTLGAAFAFGILASIVIDFIVQQNIWRVVTLTKMHSSEIANATIPGSGYLLAILVIFGGLIFNIGNIAGAGLGLNALVGLDPKWGGLISALLAIYIFSSRKASTFIDRLIIGLGVVMIGLTLFVAIASNPPVGEALRQSVLPDTVDFAMITTIVGGTVGGYICYAGAHRLLDKGAVGIENIKVVSSAATKGILVVGLMRYILFLAILGVVASGVTIDISGHAANPASQAFQAAAGNFGLRIFGLILWAAALTSVIGAAYTSMSFLTAFKSSITERQRNVATIIFIAVSLIVYLSMGTAPAALLVFAGGFNGLILPIGLTLFVYIGWKRSDLMSGYHYPRWLLWSGVVTCALTWYMGAMSVGAIFNYLK; this is translated from the coding sequence ATGGCAGCTCAAGAAAGTGCACCAAGTACTGCTGAATATGTGAAAAGCCGCCGTTCATCACTGATAAGCGCAATCTTTTTAATGGCAACCTCAGCCATTGGGCCTGGGTTTATCACACAAACTGCGACTTTTACCGTGACATTAGGAGCCGCTTTTGCCTTCGGGATATTAGCGTCTATTGTGATTGACTTCATTGTGCAGCAAAACATATGGCGGGTTGTTACCCTGACTAAAATGCACTCATCCGAAATTGCGAATGCCACAATTCCTGGGAGTGGCTATTTATTAGCGATATTAGTTATTTTTGGCGGGCTAATATTTAATATTGGCAATATAGCTGGTGCAGGTTTAGGGCTTAATGCGTTAGTCGGATTAGACCCGAAATGGGGCGGTTTGATTAGTGCATTATTGGCAATTTATATTTTTTCCTCCCGTAAGGCCAGCACCTTTATCGATAGGTTAATCATTGGGTTAGGTGTAGTAATGATTGGCTTAACTTTATTTGTCGCTATCGCATCAAACCCACCTGTTGGGGAAGCATTACGTCAAAGCGTATTACCTGACACAGTTGATTTTGCCATGATAACCACTATTGTTGGGGGCACTGTTGGGGGATATATCTGTTATGCAGGCGCTCATCGCTTATTGGATAAAGGCGCTGTAGGTATTGAAAACATTAAAGTTGTTTCTAGCGCAGCCACAAAAGGCATCTTAGTTGTTGGGTTGATGCGTTACATTTTGTTCTTGGCTATCTTAGGTGTGGTAGCCAGTGGTGTGACTATTGATATTTCAGGGCATGCTGCAAACCCTGCATCTCAAGCATTTCAGGCTGCCGCTGGTAATTTTGGTTTACGTATTTTTGGTTTAATTCTATGGGCTGCTGCACTCACCAGTGTGATTGGTGCAGCGTATACCTCAATGAGCTTCTTAACGGCATTTAAGTCCTCTATTACAGAAAGGCAGCGTAATGTTGCAACGATTATATTCATCGCAGTTTCTCTGATTGTTTATTTATCCATGGGAACAGCCCCCGCTGCATTATTAGTTTTTGCTGGTGGTTTCAATGGGTTAATTTTACCTATTGGTTTAACTTTATTTGTTTATATCGGCTGGAAGCGCTCAGATTTAATGTCGGGTTACCATTATCCACGTTGGCTATTATGGTCAGGTGTCGTGACATGTGCGCTAACTTGGTATATGGGCGCGATGTCTGTCGGTGCAATCTTTAATTATCTGAAATAA
- a CDS encoding LamB/YcsF family protein, whose protein sequence is MKKQIDLNSDLGESFGQWEMGNDTAILPVVSSANIACGFHAGSPEGILKTLNAAKENGVAVGAHVGYPDLVGFGRRNMDIASSELTADVIYQIGALQGLATAAGAQVLYVKPHGALYNTIAHDKRQAMAVIDAILAIDKQLILVALAGSPLIEWARECGLNVVAEAFADRAYNSDGTLVSRKLAGSVLHDPQIVADRMLQLVMEGGVMSIDGKFTPVDAGSICVHGDSPGALEMAKQVRAVLEQQGIEIYGFAHKGDHE, encoded by the coding sequence ATGAAAAAGCAAATTGATTTAAATAGCGACCTTGGGGAGAGTTTTGGACAATGGGAAATGGGCAATGATACCGCCATTCTTCCCGTTGTTAGTAGTGCGAACATTGCCTGCGGTTTTCATGCAGGCTCACCTGAAGGGATATTAAAAACCCTTAACGCGGCGAAGGAAAATGGTGTTGCTGTTGGTGCTCATGTTGGTTATCCCGACTTAGTGGGATTTGGTCGACGTAATATGGATATTGCATCGAGTGAATTAACTGCAGACGTGATTTATCAAATTGGTGCATTACAAGGGTTAGCAACCGCAGCAGGGGCACAAGTTTTATATGTTAAGCCTCATGGTGCACTGTATAACACGATTGCTCATGATAAACGCCAAGCAATGGCCGTTATTGATGCGATATTAGCCATTGATAAGCAATTGATATTAGTGGCATTAGCAGGGTCACCATTAATTGAGTGGGCAAGAGAATGTGGCTTAAATGTGGTCGCAGAAGCTTTTGCTGATAGAGCTTATAACAGTGATGGCACATTAGTATCTCGAAAATTAGCCGGTTCAGTATTACATGACCCACAGATAGTTGCAGACCGCATGTTGCAGTTGGTCATGGAAGGCGGAGTGATGTCGATTGATGGAAAATTTACACCTGTTGACGCTGGGTCGATTTGTGTTCATGGGGATAGCCCTGGCGCCCTTGAAATGGCGAAACAGGTGCGAGCCGTATTAGAACAACAAGGTATTGAAATTTATGGTTTTGCCCATAAAGGAGATCATGAATGA
- a CDS encoding putative hydro-lyase, with product MTQLMKASLQAIEAARLARQAIREGYDKPTAGLAPGMTQANMIALPRDWAFDFLLYAQRNPKSCPVLDVCEAGSWQTVLAEGADLRTDIPRYRVWEKGQLIDEITDATAIYQQHPDLVTFLIGCSFTFETPMIEAGIDIRHITDKSNVPMYKTNRLCRPAGRLQGELVVSMRPIPANRVADAVSITGRFPAVHGTPVHIGAPEQLGIADIMQPDFGDAVRIEEGEIPVFWACGVTPQAAVMKSGVPFALSHAPGYMFITDVPDAAYHI from the coding sequence ATGACACAGCTAATGAAAGCATCACTGCAGGCCATCGAAGCTGCTCGCCTTGCACGGCAAGCTATCCGCGAAGGATATGACAAACCAACAGCAGGCCTTGCCCCGGGTATGACTCAAGCCAACATGATTGCGTTGCCACGTGACTGGGCATTTGACTTCTTATTATATGCTCAGCGTAACCCAAAGAGCTGCCCTGTTTTAGACGTATGTGAAGCAGGGAGCTGGCAAACTGTCCTAGCTGAAGGTGCCGATTTACGCACGGATATCCCACGTTACCGTGTGTGGGAAAAAGGACAATTAATTGATGAAATTACGGATGCGACAGCAATCTATCAACAACATCCTGATTTAGTCACTTTTTTAATTGGTTGCAGTTTTACATTCGAAACGCCAATGATTGAAGCAGGTATTGATATACGGCATATCACGGATAAATCGAATGTTCCGATGTATAAGACTAATCGTCTTTGTCGCCCAGCAGGGCGTTTACAAGGCGAATTAGTGGTTTCAATGCGACCAATACCTGCAAATCGCGTGGCTGATGCAGTGAGTATTACTGGTCGGTTTCCCGCAGTGCATGGCACTCCTGTTCATATTGGTGCGCCAGAACAATTAGGTATTGCTGACATTATGCAGCCTGACTTCGGTGATGCGGTTCGTATTGAAGAGGGCGAAATTCCCGTTTTTTGGGCTTGCGGTGTAACGCCTCAAGCGGCAGTAATGAAATCTGGGGTTCCATTCGCATTAAGCCATGCACCCGGTTACATGTTTATTACGGATGTACCTGATGCCGCATATCACATATAG
- a CDS encoding 5-oxoprolinase/urea amidolyase family protein — protein MRFLPVNLSAFMVELECLEQTMALADSLTEMPIYGIDEITPAARTILIRYNPFRIDVNELVEKISVRDVSRRVGKASKLVTIPVHYNGEDLSDVAAHLGISTAEVIRRHTENEFQVAFSGFAPGFGYMVSKGANLNVPRRQSPRVRIPAGSVALAGEFSSVYPQASPGGWQLIGVTELLMWDINRPEPALVQAGMRVNFVDATKSQISYSLPTKVSIEKNAENVSADLTVLATGLQVLFQDLGRIGQSALGISESGSMDKSALRSANRIVGNKSDSAVLEITQGGFKAQVHKDLIIAVTGAPCSIEVITEEHQQYQVNTYQPIHLAKGDTIKLSRPNKGVRSYFAVRGGFNIEPILSSCSFDTLAQVGPAPIKVGQTLTVSTDSSPLAVSLNETPAFDYPAENDVVVLDVILGPRTDWFTKQAVGQLTRQLWQVTASSNRIGLRLSSEKPLEREQLQELPSEGTCIGAIQVPANGQPVLFLNDHPLTGGYPVIGAVCEYHLDLAGQIPVNAKIRFNPLGEFKVL, from the coding sequence TTGAGATTTTTACCCGTCAATTTAAGTGCTTTTATGGTGGAGTTGGAATGTCTTGAACAAACAATGGCATTGGCTGATTCTTTAACAGAAATGCCCATTTATGGGATTGATGAAATAACACCAGCAGCAAGGACGATTTTAATTCGTTACAACCCGTTCAGGATTGATGTAAATGAGTTGGTTGAAAAGATATCGGTTAGGGATGTGTCGAGAAGAGTTGGTAAGGCCAGTAAATTGGTCACTATCCCTGTTCATTACAATGGAGAGGATCTTTCGGATGTTGCAGCGCATTTAGGGATATCCACTGCAGAAGTGATACGTCGTCACACAGAAAATGAATTTCAGGTTGCATTTAGCGGTTTTGCTCCGGGTTTTGGTTACATGGTGTCGAAAGGCGCTAATCTGAATGTTCCAAGGCGTCAATCACCAAGAGTGCGTATCCCTGCGGGATCTGTTGCCTTAGCCGGGGAGTTTAGCAGTGTTTATCCACAAGCTAGCCCAGGGGGATGGCAGTTAATCGGTGTGACTGAGCTATTAATGTGGGATATCAATCGACCAGAACCCGCACTTGTTCAGGCAGGCATGCGGGTAAACTTTGTTGATGCAACAAAAAGCCAGATTAGCTATAGCTTGCCAACTAAAGTAAGTATTGAAAAAAATGCTGAGAATGTCAGTGCTGATTTAACCGTTTTAGCGACAGGATTACAGGTTTTATTTCAAGATTTAGGGCGTATTGGCCAATCAGCATTAGGTATTTCAGAATCTGGCAGTATGGATAAATCGGCATTGCGTAGTGCAAACCGTATTGTGGGGAATAAATCAGACTCCGCCGTTTTAGAGATAACGCAAGGTGGGTTTAAGGCACAAGTGCACAAAGACCTTATTATTGCAGTGACTGGTGCGCCTTGTTCTATTGAGGTTATTACGGAAGAACACCAACAATATCAAGTTAATACTTATCAACCGATTCATTTAGCAAAAGGCGACACCATTAAATTAAGCCGTCCGAACAAAGGTGTACGTAGTTATTTCGCTGTGCGGGGTGGTTTTAATATTGAACCTATTTTATCGAGTTGCTCGTTTGATACGCTGGCGCAAGTTGGCCCAGCCCCAATCAAGGTAGGTCAAACATTAACGGTTAGCACTGATTCGTCTCCATTAGCCGTTTCATTAAATGAGACACCTGCTTTTGATTACCCAGCAGAAAATGATGTTGTGGTTTTGGATGTGATATTGGGACCTCGAACGGATTGGTTTACAAAACAAGCCGTTGGCCAACTAACAAGGCAATTATGGCAAGTCACTGCGTCATCAAATCGAATAGGCCTGCGCTTATCTAGTGAAAAACCGTTAGAGCGCGAACAACTACAGGAGCTACCGAGTGAAGGAACTTGCATTGGGGCTATTCAAGTGCCAGCAAATGGCCAGCCCGTTTTGTTTCTCAATGATCACCCTTTAACCGGCGGTTATCCCGTCATTGGCGCGGTATGTGAATACCATTTGGATTTAGCAGGGCAAATCCCTGTGAATGCCAAAATACGTTTTAATCCACTTGGTGAATTTAAAGTATTATAA